From one Pagrus major chromosome 21, Pma_NU_1.0 genomic stretch:
- the LOC141016500 gene encoding uncharacterized protein isoform X2, with protein MNRQNNVPFKPAVIPRGAAPVYRQQQPASIAFSVNHVPRGFREAMQHISMMTADRSKTSDMAAKTPSAPKVQPAVKWRSSFKPIGDEDDNSEEQSTSSPHRPELSPYDPVSSESEQEMAPNQVQNRTPPEQDNKLGRPHLSPSRGCLNKGRWDIPYSERGSKPLNRHDIRHDISPDTRHTEIQGISPGDRLPEQRAYSPDTESLDPPGYSSISRPLDHRVSSPDRFIHSSSTQKFPASYGAQRTNGEERITIPEYKREMTTTGRLSPPRVQRDYQHQLGYHETGLDQIPPSTEVTRNSSKNIIMDKSPIVCDLCDVELSNGQELQHHLEGKTHWDTLEHIQQENNYDDLAIAFLQEAMLYKSRQCSRAIEDSVLQALQENDYMTKIEIFNCVACGVFLSTSASSVHTHITSREHLSNTKEFEVQQRRACLNKAETMMKELKPQFEHFLQGGSPFE; from the exons ATGAACCGTCAGAATAATGTCCCGTTCAAACCTGCGGTGATACCTAGAGGTGCAGCTCCAgtatacagacagcagcagcctgcCAG TATCGCGTTTTCTGTGAACCATGTACCCCGAGGCTTCAGAGAAGCTATGCAACACATCTCAATGATGACTGCAGACAGGTCAAAGACATCTGACATGGCTGCGAAGACCCCATCAGCCCCAAAAG TACAACCTGCTGTAAAATGGAGGTCCTCCTTCAAACCAATAGGAGATGAAGACGACAACTCAGAAGAACAAAGCACAAGCAGTCCACACAG GCCGGAGCTTTCTCCTTACGATCCTGTCTCATCAGAGTCTGAGCAAGAGATGGCACCGAACCAAGTCCAGAATCGCACCCCACCCGAACAAGATAACAAGCTGGGACGCCCGCATTTGTCTCCAAGTAGAGGCTGCTTGAACAAAGGCCGCTGGGACATACCCTACTCCGAGCGGGGGAGCAAACCCCTCAACAGGCATGACATCAGGCATGACATTAGCCCTGACACCAGACATACCGAGATCCAAGGTATCAGTCCAGGGGATAGACTGCCTGAACAACGGGCTTATAGCCCAGACACTGAATCCCTTGACCCACCGGGTTATAGCTCCATAAGCAGACCTCTGGACCACAGGGTCAGCAGCCCTGACAGGTTTATTCACAGCTCCTCCACTCAAAAGTTTCCTGCATCTTATGGAGCGCAGAGGACCAACGGGGAGGAGAGGATAACAATCCCAGAATACAAAAGAGAG ATGACCACTACAGGTAGATTATCTCCACCCAGGGTACAGCGGGACTATCAACATCAGTTGGGATATCATGAAAcag gacTGGACCAAATACCACCTTCCACTGAGGTGAcaagaaacagcagcaaaaatataataatggACAA GAGCCCCATCGTCTGTGACCTTTGTGATGTGGAGTTATCCAATGGTCAGGAGCTGCAGCATCACCTGGAGGGCAAGACTCACTGGGACACCCTGGAACACATCCAACAGGAGAATAATTATGATGATCTGGCTATAGCCTTCCTACAG GAGGCCATGCTGTATAAAAGCCGTCAGTGTAGCCGAGCCATAGAGGATAGTGTTCTTCAAG CTCTTCAGGAAAATGACTACATGACAAAGATTGAAATTTTCAACTGCGTGGCTTGTGGTGTCTTCTTATCCACATCTGCATCCTCAGTGCATACTCACATTACCTCTCGGGAACACCTCTCCAACACAAAG GAGTTTGAAGTGCAGCAGAGACGTGCCTGCCTCAACAAAGCAGAAACCATGATGAAGGAGCTGAAACCTCAGTTTGAACACTTCCTGCAG GGTGGCAGCCCATTTGAATGA
- the LOC141016500 gene encoding uncharacterized protein isoform X1 has product MNRQNNVPFKPAVIPRGAAPVYRQQQPASIAFSVNHVPRGFREAMQHISMMTADRSKTSDMAAKTPSAPKVQPAVKWRSSFKPIGDEDDNSEEQSTSSPHRPELSPYDPVSSESEQEMAPNQVQNRTPPEQDNKLGRPHLSPSRGCLNKGRWDIPYSERGSKPLNRHDIRHDISPDTRHTEIQGISPGDRLPEQRAYSPDTESLDPPGYSSISRPLDHRVSSPDRFIHSSSTQKFPASYGAQRTNGEERITIPEYKREVSPTRLKVQQMTTTGRLSPPRVQRDYQHQLGYHETGLDQIPPSTEVTRNSSKNIIMDKSPIVCDLCDVELSNGQELQHHLEGKTHWDTLEHIQQENNYDDLAIAFLQEAMLYKSRQCSRAIEDSVLQALQENDYMTKIEIFNCVACGVFLSTSASSVHTHITSREHLSNTKEFEVQQRRACLNKAETMMKELKPQFEHFLQGGSPFE; this is encoded by the exons ATGAACCGTCAGAATAATGTCCCGTTCAAACCTGCGGTGATACCTAGAGGTGCAGCTCCAgtatacagacagcagcagcctgcCAG TATCGCGTTTTCTGTGAACCATGTACCCCGAGGCTTCAGAGAAGCTATGCAACACATCTCAATGATGACTGCAGACAGGTCAAAGACATCTGACATGGCTGCGAAGACCCCATCAGCCCCAAAAG TACAACCTGCTGTAAAATGGAGGTCCTCCTTCAAACCAATAGGAGATGAAGACGACAACTCAGAAGAACAAAGCACAAGCAGTCCACACAG GCCGGAGCTTTCTCCTTACGATCCTGTCTCATCAGAGTCTGAGCAAGAGATGGCACCGAACCAAGTCCAGAATCGCACCCCACCCGAACAAGATAACAAGCTGGGACGCCCGCATTTGTCTCCAAGTAGAGGCTGCTTGAACAAAGGCCGCTGGGACATACCCTACTCCGAGCGGGGGAGCAAACCCCTCAACAGGCATGACATCAGGCATGACATTAGCCCTGACACCAGACATACCGAGATCCAAGGTATCAGTCCAGGGGATAGACTGCCTGAACAACGGGCTTATAGCCCAGACACTGAATCCCTTGACCCACCGGGTTATAGCTCCATAAGCAGACCTCTGGACCACAGGGTCAGCAGCCCTGACAGGTTTATTCACAGCTCCTCCACTCAAAAGTTTCCTGCATCTTATGGAGCGCAGAGGACCAACGGGGAGGAGAGGATAACAATCCCAGAATACAAAAGAGAGGTATCACCAACAAGATTGAAAGTACAacag ATGACCACTACAGGTAGATTATCTCCACCCAGGGTACAGCGGGACTATCAACATCAGTTGGGATATCATGAAAcag gacTGGACCAAATACCACCTTCCACTGAGGTGAcaagaaacagcagcaaaaatataataatggACAA GAGCCCCATCGTCTGTGACCTTTGTGATGTGGAGTTATCCAATGGTCAGGAGCTGCAGCATCACCTGGAGGGCAAGACTCACTGGGACACCCTGGAACACATCCAACAGGAGAATAATTATGATGATCTGGCTATAGCCTTCCTACAG GAGGCCATGCTGTATAAAAGCCGTCAGTGTAGCCGAGCCATAGAGGATAGTGTTCTTCAAG CTCTTCAGGAAAATGACTACATGACAAAGATTGAAATTTTCAACTGCGTGGCTTGTGGTGTCTTCTTATCCACATCTGCATCCTCAGTGCATACTCACATTACCTCTCGGGAACACCTCTCCAACACAAAG GAGTTTGAAGTGCAGCAGAGACGTGCCTGCCTCAACAAAGCAGAAACCATGATGAAGGAGCTGAAACCTCAGTTTGAACACTTCCTGCAG GGTGGCAGCCCATTTGAATGA
- the lrrc8da gene encoding volume-regulated anion channel subunit LRRC8D, producing MMFTLTEVASLNDIQPTYRILKPWWDVFMDYLGLVMLMLAIFAMTMQITKDQVACLPCLEDPDEASGAKPNSFPQQTTQAAAAATGATVATSIPLVTKDLPDEVVREIHVTHEHTSVVAEKYANQPQPTGVRTNLDYQQYIFINQICYHVALPWYSKYFPYLTLIHTLVLMVSSNFWFKYPKTSSKIEHFVSILGRCFESPWTTKALSETACEDSEENKQRLTGTSSAPKQVSLEGKDEGANANSSTPMLGVKFSADKPITEVPSSMTILDKKDGEQAKALFEKVRKFRAHVEDSDFIYKLYVAQTIVKTVKFILILSYTSTFLAKINFKHECEPDIKQLTGYKKFFCTHNMAFMLNKLLISYMALILIYGMACLYSLFWVFRRPLKEYSFEKVREESSFSDIPDVKNDFAFLLHMVDQYDQLYSKRFGVFLSEVSENKLREISLNHEWTFEKLRQLVTRNAQDQQELHLFMLSGLPNAVFDLTDLEVLKLELIPEVRFSAKVSQMTSLQELHLCHCPAKVEQTGFAFLRDHLRCLHVKFTDVAEIPTWVYLLRSLRELNLIGNLSSENNKMIGLESMRDLRHLKTLCLKSNLTKMPTNITELSPHLIKLVVHNDGTKLMVLNSLKKMINLIELELYSCELERIPHAIFSLTNLQELDLKSNNIRTIEEIISFQHLKRLTCLKLWHNKIITIPSSIGQVKSLESLHLSHNKLESLPPALFTLPKLRHLDVGHNSISVLPPDVGLLHNLQHLAINSNKLEVLPKPLFRCNKLKVLCLGNNALTVLPEAVGQLVQLTQLELKGNCLDRVPVQLGNCRMLRRTGLVVEDHLFDALPVEVKESISQESNAPFTSGL from the exons A TGATGTTCACACTCACTGAGGTTGCGTCGCTGAACGACATCCAGCCGACGTACCGCATCCTAAAGCCATGGTGGGACGTCTTCATGGACTACCTGGGGCTGGTCATGCTCATGCTGGCCATATTCGCCATGACCATGCAGATCACAAAGGACCAGGTGGCCTGCCTTCCGTGTCTGGAGGACCCAGATGAGGCTTCAGGAGCCAAACCTAACTCGTTCCCACAGCAGAccacacaggcagcagcagcagccactggGGCCACTGTGGCGACCTCCATCCCCCTGGTTACTAAGGACCTACCGGATGAAGTTGTGAGAGAGATCCACgtcacacacgaacacacatcTGTGGTGGCAGAGAAATACGCCAATCAACCTCAACCAACAGGGGTCAGGACCAACCTGGACTATCAGCAGTATATCTTCATCAACCAAATATGTTACCATGTTGCCTTGCCCTGGTATTCCAAGTACTTCCCATACCTCACCCTCATCCACACTCTCGTTCTCATGGTCAGTAGCAATTTCTGGTTCAAATACCCCAAAACGAGCTCAAAGATTGAGCATTTCGTCTCTATCCTGGGTAGATGTTTTGAGTCCCCCTGGACTACGAAGGCTTTGTCTGAAACCGCCTGCGAGGACTCTGAAGAGAACAAACAGAGGTTGACTGGCACTTCCTCAGCACCAAAGCAGGTATCTCTAGAGGGGAAAGATGAAGGCGCAAATGCCAACTCATCCACACCCATGCTTGGGGTGAAGTTCTCTGCAGACAAGCCTATCACAGAGGTCCCAAGTAGCATGACAATCCTTGACAAAAAAGACGGGGAGCAGGCCAAAGCCCTGTTTGAGAAAGTAAGGAAATTCCGAGCTCATGTGGAGGACAGCGATTTCATCTACAAGCTCTATGTAGCGCAGACCATCGTCAAAACTGTCAAGTTTATTTTGATATTGTCCTACACTTCCACTTTTTTGGCTAAAATAAATTTTAAGCACGAATGTGAGCCTGATATTAAACAATTAACAGGATACAAAAAATTCTTCTGTACGCACAACATGGCGTTCATGCTAAACAAGCTGCTCATCAGCTACATGGCTTTGATTTTGATCTACGGGATGGCGTGCTTGTACTCTCTCTTCTGGGTGTTTCGACGACCACTGAAAGAGTACTCATTTGAGAAGGTCCGGGAAGAGAGCAGCTTTAGTGACATTCCTGATGTCAAAAATGACTTTGCATTCCTCTTACACATGGTTGACCAATATGACCAACTCTATTCCAAACGATTTGGTGTCTTCTTGTCCGAGGTCAGTGAAAACAAGCTGAGGGAGATCAGCCTCAATCATGAATGGACCTTTGAGAAACTACGGCAGCTGGTGACCCGTAATGCACAGGACCAGCAGGAGCTGCACCTTTTCATGCTCTCTGGTCTCCCGAACGCAGTGTTTGACCTCACGGACCTGGAAGTGCTGAAGCTGGAGCTTATTCCTGAGGTGAGGTTCTCTGCAAAGGTCTCCCAAATGACAAGCCTGCAGGAGCTGCATCTCTGCCACTGTCCAGCCAAAGTCGAGCAGACTGGTTTTGCTTTCCTCCGGGACCATCTTCGCTGCCTTCATGTCAAGTTCACTGATGTCGCTGAGATCCCAACATGGGTGTATTTGCTGAGGAGTTTGAGAGAGCTTAACCTCATCGGCAACTTGAGCTCAGAGAATAATAAAATGATCGGTCTGGAGTCCATGCGAGATTTGAGGCATTTGAAGACATTATGCTTGAAGAGTAACCTCACAAAAATGCCAACAAACATCACAGAGCTATCACCACATCTGATTAAGTTAGTGGTGCACAATGATGGTACAAAACTGATGGTACTGAATAgtctgaaaaaaatgataaatcttATTGAACTGGAGCTGTACAGCTGCGAGCTGGAGAGGATTCCCCACGCCATTTTCAGCTTGACAAATTTACAGGAGCTTGACCTGAAATCGAACAACATCCGAACCATAGAGGAGATCATCAGCTTCCAGCACCTCAAGAGGCTGACGTGCCTTAAACTGTGGCACAACAAAATCATCACCATCCCATCCTCCATCGGCCAGGTCAAATCTCTGGagtctctccacctctctcacaATAAACTAGAGTCCCTGCCTCCAGCCTTGTTCACTCTACCCAAACTGCGGCACTTGGACGTGGGCCACAACTCCATCTCAGTGCTCCCTCCAGACGTAGGTCTCCTCCACAACCTCCAGCACTTAGCCATCAACTCCAACAAGCTGGAGGTGCTGCCCAAGCCTCTGTTCAGATGCAACAAGCTCAAGGTGCTGTGTCTGGGGAACAATGCTCTCACCGTGCTGCCGGAGGCTGTGGGTCAACTGGTGCAGCTCACTCAGCTGGAGCTGAAAGGAAACTGTCTGGACAGAGTGCCCGTCCAGCTGGGAAACTGCCGCATGCTGCGCAGAACTGGCCTGGTTGTGGAGGACCATCTCTTTGACGCACTGCCTGTGGAAGTTAAGGAGAGTATCAGCCAAGAGAGCAACGCACCCTTTACGAGTGGCTTATAG